The following proteins come from a genomic window of Pseudomonas sp. MAG733B:
- a CDS encoding LysR substrate-binding domain-containing protein: MQRQFDDLQLGSIELFCLAAEAGSFTAAALVAGVTPAAVSRSVSRMEERLGVRLFARTTRSVKLTDSGRRYYEECRQALAQLVEAQREVMGQQQVPSGTLRISIPTTYAHHRILPLMPAFRARFPDVKVESHISNRNIDFVGEGYDLAIRVRAIPDSGLIARPLEDAELVMIASPDYLSRCGTPQTLDDLQQHDCIQYELPSSGRRIAWLFNDSGVQREILAEGNYVCSDDVLGGVTLAKHSAGLFQTYRFIVEKELADGSLMEVLKPYGGRSRPFTLLYPQSRHMPLRLRAFIDFLVEHLPRC, translated from the coding sequence ATGCAGCGACAATTCGACGATCTTCAGTTGGGCAGCATCGAGCTGTTTTGCCTGGCCGCCGAGGCCGGCAGTTTCACCGCAGCGGCGTTGGTGGCGGGGGTTACGCCGGCTGCGGTGAGTCGCTCGGTGTCGCGCATGGAAGAACGTCTGGGCGTGCGGCTGTTCGCGCGCACCACTCGCAGCGTCAAGCTGACCGACAGCGGCCGACGCTATTACGAAGAATGCCGCCAGGCGTTGGCGCAGTTGGTGGAAGCCCAGCGTGAGGTCATGGGCCAGCAGCAGGTGCCGTCGGGGACTCTGCGCATCAGTATCCCCACCACCTACGCCCACCACCGGATCCTGCCATTGATGCCGGCCTTCCGTGCGCGGTTTCCGGATGTGAAGGTTGAGTCGCACATCAGTAATCGCAATATCGACTTCGTCGGCGAGGGCTATGACCTGGCCATTCGCGTGCGCGCCATTCCGGATTCAGGCCTGATCGCCCGGCCGCTGGAGGACGCCGAGTTGGTAATGATTGCCAGCCCCGATTACCTCAGCCGCTGCGGCACACCGCAAACCCTCGATGATTTGCAGCAGCACGACTGCATTCAATATGAACTGCCCAGCAGCGGTCGACGCATCGCCTGGTTGTTCAATGACAGCGGTGTACAGCGCGAGATTCTGGCCGAGGGCAATTACGTTTGTTCCGATGATGTCCTGGGCGGAGTGACCCTGGCGAAACACAGCGCTGGTCTGTTCCAGACCTATCGCTTTATCGTCGAAAAAGAACTGGCCGATGGCTCGCTGATGGAAGTGCTCAAGCCCTATGGCGGGCGTTCTCGGCCGTTTACCTTGCTCTATCCGCAAAGCCGCCATATGCCTCTGCGATTGCGCGCGTTCATTGATTTTCTGGTGGAGCATTTGCCGCGCTGCTAG
- the aroQ gene encoding type II 3-dehydroquinate dehydratase gives MSPIILVLNGPNLNLLGTREPATYGHETLADISALCGRAAEEFGLAVEFRQTNHEGELLDWIHAARGRCAGIVINPAAWTHTSVAIRDALVASELPVIEVHLSNVHAREPFRHHSFVSAIATAVLAGFGSHGYRLALEHFSQRLKG, from the coding sequence ATGTCCCCGATCATTCTGGTACTCAACGGCCCGAATCTGAACCTGCTCGGCACCCGTGAACCGGCGACCTACGGCCACGAAACCCTCGCTGACATTTCCGCCCTGTGCGGCCGCGCCGCTGAAGAGTTCGGCCTGGCAGTGGAATTTCGCCAGACCAACCACGAAGGCGAATTGCTCGACTGGATTCACGCCGCACGTGGCCGTTGCGCCGGGATCGTGATCAACCCGGCCGCCTGGACCCACACCTCGGTGGCCATTCGCGATGCGCTGGTCGCCAGCGAGCTACCGGTGATCGAAGTGCACTTGTCGAACGTCCACGCCCGCGAACCATTCCGTCATCACTCCTTCGTTTCAGCCATCGCCACCGCCGTGCTGGCCGGGTTCGGCAGCCACGGCTATCGCCTGGCGCTGGAGCATTTCAGTCAACGTCTGAAAGGGTGA
- a CDS encoding shikimate dehydrogenase has translation MSHNHAVLAGLIGAGIQASRTPALHEHEGDAQGLRYLYRLIDLDQLQLDSNALPDLLMAAERMSFTGLNITFPCKQAIIPLLDELSPEARGIGAVNTVVLKDGKRIGHNTDCLGFAEGFRRGLKGVAVERVVQMGAGGAGAAVAHALLSEGVQHLSIFDVELSRAQRLADNLNQHFGSGRAVAGHDLALTLAEADGLVNTTPMGMKKLPGTPVPVELLRAELWVAEIVYFPLETELLRHARALGCRTLDGGNMAVFQAVKAFELFSGVAPDAQRMLAHFQSMNG, from the coding sequence GTGAGCCACAACCACGCGGTATTGGCCGGACTGATCGGCGCCGGCATCCAGGCTTCGCGCACCCCGGCGTTGCACGAGCATGAAGGCGATGCCCAGGGTTTGCGTTACCTCTATCGACTGATCGACCTCGATCAACTGCAACTCGACAGCAATGCCCTGCCCGACCTGCTGATGGCCGCCGAACGCATGAGCTTCACCGGGTTGAACATCACCTTTCCGTGCAAGCAGGCGATCATTCCGTTGCTCGATGAGTTGTCGCCGGAAGCACGCGGCATTGGTGCGGTGAATACCGTGGTGTTGAAGGACGGCAAACGTATCGGCCACAACACCGATTGCCTTGGCTTTGCCGAGGGATTTCGCCGGGGCTTGAAGGGCGTTGCCGTTGAGCGTGTCGTACAAATGGGTGCCGGTGGCGCCGGTGCGGCGGTGGCCCACGCGTTGTTGAGCGAAGGCGTACAGCACCTGAGCATTTTCGATGTGGAACTCAGCCGCGCTCAAAGGCTTGCAGACAATCTCAATCAACATTTCGGCAGCGGTCGCGCGGTGGCCGGCCATGATTTGGCGCTGACCCTGGCCGAAGCTGACGGCTTGGTGAACACCACGCCAATGGGCATGAAAAAACTACCGGGCACGCCGGTGCCGGTCGAGTTGCTGCGAGCCGAATTATGGGTGGCGGAGATTGTTTATTTCCCGCTGGAAACCGAACTGCTGCGCCATGCCCGCGCGCTGGGTTGCCGGACGCTGGATGGCGGCAACATGGCGGTGTTTCAGGCAGTAAAGGCGTTCGAATTGTTCAGCGGCGTGGCGCCGGATGCTCAGCGGATGCTGGCGCATTTTCAAAGCATGAATGGTTGA
- a CDS encoding TetR/AcrR family transcriptional regulator — MTMTSELSAAPDEPIAEPRKSRKNNPEKTRENILQEAIVEFVQQGLSGARVDAIAERIHTSKRMIYYYFGSKEQLYVEVLEKLYGDIRSTENRLHLTELAPVEAIRRLVEFTFDHHDRNVDFVRIVSIENIHNAEYVKRSDAIKAMNNTILDSLGEILRRGAEQGLFRTGLDPLDVHLLISSFCFYRVSNRHTFGEIFQIDLPDESIKQRHREMICESVLRYLQA; from the coding sequence ATGACAATGACTTCAGAACTCTCCGCAGCGCCCGACGAACCGATTGCCGAGCCGCGCAAGAGTCGCAAGAACAACCCGGAAAAAACCCGCGAGAATATCCTCCAAGAGGCGATTGTCGAGTTCGTTCAACAAGGCCTTTCCGGGGCGCGCGTCGATGCCATCGCCGAGCGCATCCATACGTCAAAACGCATGATCTATTACTACTTCGGCAGTAAGGAACAGCTCTACGTCGAGGTTCTGGAAAAGCTCTACGGCGATATCCGCAGCACGGAAAACCGCCTGCACCTGACGGAGCTGGCGCCGGTGGAGGCGATTCGACGACTGGTGGAGTTCACCTTCGATCACCATGATCGCAACGTCGATTTCGTACGCATCGTCAGCATCGAGAACATTCACAACGCCGAGTATGTGAAGCGCTCCGATGCGATCAAGGCGATGAACAACACCATCCTCGATTCACTGGGCGAGATTCTGCGTCGCGGCGCCGAGCAAGGGCTGTTCCGCACCGGGCTTGATCCGTTGGATGTGCATTTGCTGATCAGTTCGTTCTGCTTCTATCGCGTCTCGAACCGCCACACGTTTGGTGAGATTTTTCAGATTGATCTGCCGGATGAAAGCATCAAGCAGCGTCATCGGGAAATGATTTGCGAGTCGGTTTTGCGTTATTTGCAGGCCTGA
- the quiC gene encoding 3-dehydroshikimate dehydratase QuiC — translation MQRSIATVSLSGTLPEKLEAIAAAGFDGVEIFENDLLYYDGSPREIKQMCADLGIAITLFQPFRDFEGCRRDRLARNLERAERKFDLMQELGTDLVLVCSNASVDSVGDEQILVDDLRLLAEHAGARGLRIGYEALAWGRHVNTYQQVWNIVRQADHPSLGVLLDSFHTLSLKGDPSAIAEIPGDKIFFVQMADAPILAMDVLEWSRHFRCFPGQGEFDLPGFLAPIIKSGYTGPLSLEIFNDGFRAAPPRANAADGLRSLLYLEEKTRERLAQEAQPIANTEILFETPKASEYNGIEFLEFAVDESLGAKLSHWLERLGFVKAGQHRSKSVSLLRQGDINLILNSEPYSFGHSFFEAHGPSLCATAVRVKDSASALARAVAYKGQPYRGLVGPNELELAAVRAPDGSLIYLVDQHADVYGTDFNMLPDAVASGGLKRIDHMAIALPADSLDSWVLFYKSLLDFEADDEVVLPDPYGLVKSRALRSRDSSIRLPLNISENRNTAISHALSSYRGSGVHHIAFDCDDIFAQVSRAKEAGVPLLDIPLNYYDDLAARFDFDDEFLSELAYYNVLYDRDAQGGELFHVYTEPFEGRFFFEIIQRKNGYAGYGAANVAVRLAAMAKSRSGAVRQAKL, via the coding sequence CGGCAGCCCCCGGGAAATTAAACAGATGTGCGCCGATCTCGGGATCGCCATCACGCTGTTTCAGCCGTTTCGCGACTTCGAAGGGTGCCGCCGCGATCGCCTGGCGCGCAATCTGGAGCGGGCCGAGCGCAAGTTCGACCTGATGCAGGAGCTGGGCACCGACCTGGTGCTGGTGTGCAGCAACGCTTCGGTCGACTCCGTCGGTGATGAACAGATTTTAGTCGATGACTTGCGCCTGCTGGCGGAACACGCCGGTGCGCGGGGTCTGCGCATTGGTTATGAAGCGCTGGCCTGGGGCCGGCACGTGAACACGTACCAACAGGTGTGGAACATCGTCCGACAGGCGGATCATCCGAGCCTCGGTGTGTTGCTCGACAGCTTCCACACGCTGTCGCTCAAGGGCGATCCGAGCGCGATTGCCGAGATCCCCGGCGACAAGATTTTCTTCGTGCAAATGGCCGACGCGCCAATCCTGGCCATGGATGTGCTGGAGTGGAGCCGGCATTTTCGTTGCTTTCCGGGCCAGGGCGAATTCGATTTGCCAGGCTTCCTCGCGCCGATCATCAAGAGTGGCTACACCGGGCCGCTGTCGCTGGAGATCTTCAACGACGGTTTCCGCGCCGCACCGCCACGGGCCAACGCCGCAGACGGTTTGCGCTCGTTGCTGTATCTGGAAGAGAAAACCCGCGAGCGTCTGGCGCAGGAAGCCCAACCGATCGCCAATACCGAGATTCTGTTCGAGACGCCCAAGGCCAGTGAGTACAACGGCATCGAGTTTCTCGAATTCGCCGTGGACGAAAGCCTCGGCGCCAAGCTTTCCCATTGGCTGGAGCGACTGGGTTTCGTCAAGGCCGGCCAGCATCGCTCCAAAAGCGTCAGCCTGCTGCGCCAGGGCGATATCAACCTGATCCTCAACTCGGAACCGTACTCGTTCGGTCACAGTTTTTTCGAAGCCCACGGGCCGTCGCTGTGCGCCACCGCCGTGCGGGTCAAGGACAGCGCTAGCGCGCTGGCCCGGGCCGTGGCCTATAAAGGTCAGCCCTATCGCGGGCTGGTCGGCCCCAATGAACTGGAACTCGCCGCGGTGCGTGCGCCGGATGGCAGCCTGATTTATCTGGTGGACCAGCACGCCGACGTCTACGGCACCGACTTCAATATGCTGCCCGACGCGGTAGCCAGCGGCGGTTTGAAGCGCATCGATCACATGGCCATCGCGCTGCCCGCCGACAGCCTTGATAGTTGGGTGCTGTTCTACAAGAGCCTGCTGGATTTTGAAGCCGACGACGAAGTGGTCCTGCCCGATCCTTATGGCTTGGTGAAGAGCCGTGCGCTTCGCAGTCGAGACAGTTCGATTCGCCTGCCGCTGAACATTTCCGAGAACCGCAACACCGCGATCTCACACGCGCTGTCGAGTTATCGCGGTTCCGGCGTGCATCACATCGCGTTTGATTGCGATGACATCTTTGCCCAGGTCAGCCGCGCGAAAGAGGCGGGCGTCCCGCTGCTGGATATTCCGCTCAATTACTACGATGACTTGGCGGCGCGTTTCGATTTCGACGATGAATTCCTCAGCGAACTGGCGTATTACAACGTGCTGTACGATCGCGACGCACAGGGCGGCGAGCTGTTTCACGTGTACACCGAGCCATTCGAAGGGCGCTTCTTCTTCGAGATCATTCAGCGCAAGAACGGCTATGCCGGTTATGGCGCGGCCAACGTGGCGGTGCGACTGGCGGCCATGGCCAAATCCCGAAGTGGCGCCGTACGTCAGGCAAAGTTGTAG